The Kitasatospora sp. NBC_01287 genome contains a region encoding:
- a CDS encoding amidohydrolase produces MTTQHSAPRTGQRADTVFTGGRIFTATGPAPVEAAVAVGAGRIIAVADEATVLLLADQDTEVVDLAGGLLVPGFQDAHVHPAVAGVQMLRCDLSGERSVDGYLTVIAAYAEANPDARWICGGGWSMDVFPGGVPTRAMLDAVVPDRPVLLTNRDGHGAWVNTAALRLAGVDRDTPDPADGRIEREADGSPLGTLQEGAMDLVAAHVPVATPEEAHAGLLVAQQHLFSLGVTSWQDAMIGAFPGNPDNYQVYLRAAADGSLRARVVGALWWDRERGLEQLPDLEERRRGGQVGRFNATTVKIMQDGIAENFTASMLEPYLDRCGCPTQNTGLTFVGPQLLTEAVCALDRAGFQVHFHALGDRAVRQALDALAAARAANGAGDNRHHLAHLQVVHPDDLARFAELGAAANIQALWAAHEPQMDELTIPFLGPERAALQYPFGDLQRAGAHLAAGSDWSVSSPNPLWGIHVAVNRAVPVDAPNASADHQPREPFYPEQALTLAQALTAYTAGSAWVNHLDDVTGTVEIGKYADLVVLDRDPFDRPAEEIGLTRVLRTYIEGRAVFTAAPDQLPLTTAP; encoded by the coding sequence TTGACGACCCAGCACAGCGCACCGCGGACCGGGCAGCGCGCCGACACCGTCTTCACGGGGGGCCGGATCTTCACGGCCACCGGGCCGGCACCGGTCGAGGCCGCGGTGGCGGTCGGCGCCGGCCGGATCATCGCGGTCGCCGACGAGGCGACGGTCCTGCTGCTGGCGGACCAGGACACCGAGGTGGTCGACCTCGCGGGCGGCCTGCTGGTCCCCGGGTTCCAGGACGCCCACGTCCACCCGGCGGTGGCCGGCGTGCAGATGCTGCGCTGCGACCTGTCCGGGGAGCGCTCGGTGGACGGCTACCTGACGGTGATCGCCGCCTACGCCGAGGCCAACCCCGACGCGCGGTGGATCTGCGGCGGCGGCTGGTCGATGGACGTCTTCCCCGGCGGCGTGCCGACCCGCGCGATGCTCGACGCGGTGGTGCCGGACCGGCCCGTGCTGCTCACCAACCGCGATGGCCACGGCGCCTGGGTCAACACCGCGGCGCTGCGACTGGCGGGCGTGGACCGCGACACCCCGGACCCCGCCGACGGCCGGATCGAACGGGAGGCGGACGGCAGCCCGCTCGGCACCCTGCAGGAGGGGGCGATGGACCTGGTCGCCGCCCATGTGCCCGTCGCGACACCGGAGGAGGCGCACGCCGGCCTGCTGGTGGCCCAGCAGCACCTGTTCTCGCTCGGGGTGACCAGCTGGCAGGACGCCATGATCGGCGCCTTCCCCGGCAATCCCGACAACTACCAGGTCTACCTGCGTGCCGCGGCGGACGGCTCCCTGCGGGCCCGGGTGGTGGGCGCGCTCTGGTGGGACCGCGAACGCGGCCTGGAGCAGCTGCCCGACCTGGAGGAGCGCCGCCGCGGCGGCCAGGTGGGCCGGTTCAACGCCACCACCGTGAAGATCATGCAGGACGGCATCGCGGAGAACTTCACCGCCAGCATGCTGGAGCCCTACCTGGACCGCTGCGGCTGCCCCACCCAGAACACCGGTCTGACCTTCGTCGGGCCGCAGTTGCTGACCGAGGCGGTCTGCGCGCTGGACCGGGCCGGCTTCCAGGTGCACTTCCACGCGCTCGGCGACCGCGCCGTGCGGCAGGCCCTGGACGCGCTGGCCGCGGCCCGGGCGGCCAACGGCGCGGGCGACAACCGCCACCACCTGGCACACCTTCAGGTGGTCCACCCCGACGACCTGGCACGCTTCGCCGAGCTGGGGGCGGCGGCCAACATCCAGGCCCTGTGGGCCGCGCACGAGCCGCAGATGGACGAGCTGACGATCCCCTTCCTCGGACCGGAACGCGCCGCCCTGCAGTACCCGTTCGGGGACCTGCAGCGGGCCGGCGCCCACCTGGCGGCCGGCAGCGACTGGTCGGTGAGCAGCCCCAACCCGCTCTGGGGCATCCACGTCGCGGTCAACCGGGCCGTGCCGGTGGACGCCCCCAACGCCTCGGCCGACCACCAGCCGCGCGAGCCCTTCTACCCGGAGCAGGCCCTGACGCTGGCCCAGGCGCTCACCGCGTACACCGCGGGCAGCGCCTGGGTGAACCACCTCGACGACGTCACCGGCACCGTCGAGATCGGCAAGTACGCGGACCTGGTGGTGCTGGACCGCGACCCGTTCGACCGCCCGGCCGAGGAGATCGGCCTCACCCGGGTGCTGCGCACCTACATCGAGGGACGCGCGGTCTTCACCGCCGCCCCTGACCAGCTCCCGCTGACCACCGCTCCCTGA
- a CDS encoding ABC transporter substrate-binding protein has translation MRPSPRSLLAAVTAAAALTTSACAGTAQQTGAAAYKLTSTTPAAAGDIDSFTWSLYGEPTSIDYAYSFDFPPNQILANVCESLLRWNPDLTTSPSLATSYSNPTPTTWVYQIRPGVHFHDGTVLSADDVVASLRRNLDPAVAGDWAYPFRNVQSIDKTGAMQVTVTLKTPDSTFNQYMAASPGTVESAATLAKDGKDYGNPADGVNCTGPFAFSSWTSGQSLVLKRFDDYWDPQLKAKAGQVKFVFLSDPTTRVNAFRTGEVDGGWMVPAGAYDQLRDTPAGTLYFGQNTTVADEVVNNLKGPLGDARVRQALLMAIDRKGIVKAGAAGVGEVADSLVTANNWNGAPPSTAADAAKALPAYPYDPAKAKALAAQAGVSGQKVVIATSPLDSQTTIITQAVAQAATAIGLKPEIDTVSADKYTALFTDPAARQGVDLFLTFWYTSITDPLDMYGSLQTGAFSNYGNWSDPKFDAAVDQAVGAYDPAAHAAATEAAQQIAMTQLPWLPLYTEPVSVFLGKRITGVQPSIAYLYYPWAAQIGAKG, from the coding sequence ATGAGACCCAGTCCCCGCAGCCTGCTGGCCGCCGTCACCGCGGCCGCCGCGCTCACCACCAGCGCCTGCGCCGGCACCGCGCAGCAGACCGGCGCCGCCGCCTACAAGCTGACCAGCACCACACCCGCCGCCGCGGGCGACATCGACTCCTTCACCTGGTCGCTCTACGGGGAGCCGACCTCGATCGACTACGCCTACTCCTTCGACTTCCCGCCCAACCAGATCCTCGCCAACGTCTGCGAGAGCCTGCTGCGGTGGAACCCCGACCTCACCACCTCGCCGAGCCTGGCCACCTCGTACAGCAACCCGACGCCCACCACCTGGGTCTACCAGATCCGCCCCGGCGTGCACTTCCACGACGGCACGGTGCTCAGCGCGGACGACGTCGTCGCCTCGCTGCGCCGTAACCTCGACCCCGCGGTGGCCGGCGACTGGGCCTACCCGTTCCGCAACGTGCAGTCGATCGACAAGACCGGCGCGATGCAGGTGACCGTCACCCTCAAGACGCCCGACTCGACCTTCAACCAGTACATGGCCGCCAGCCCCGGCACGGTGGAGTCCGCCGCGACGCTGGCCAAGGACGGCAAGGACTACGGCAACCCCGCCGACGGGGTCAACTGCACCGGCCCGTTCGCCTTCTCCTCCTGGACCTCGGGCCAGTCGCTGGTCCTCAAGCGCTTCGACGACTACTGGGACCCGCAGCTCAAGGCCAAGGCCGGGCAGGTGAAGTTCGTCTTCCTCTCCGACCCGACCACCCGGGTCAACGCGTTCCGCACCGGTGAGGTGGACGGCGGCTGGATGGTCCCGGCCGGCGCGTACGACCAGTTGCGCGACACCCCGGCCGGCACGCTCTACTTCGGCCAGAACACCACCGTCGCCGACGAGGTGGTCAACAACCTGAAGGGCCCGCTCGGCGACGCCCGGGTGCGGCAGGCGCTGCTGATGGCGATCGACCGCAAGGGCATCGTCAAGGCCGGCGCCGCCGGGGTGGGCGAGGTGGCCGACTCGCTCGTGACGGCCAACAACTGGAACGGCGCGCCGCCTTCGACGGCGGCCGACGCGGCCAAGGCACTGCCCGCCTACCCCTACGACCCGGCCAAGGCCAAGGCGCTCGCCGCGCAGGCCGGGGTGAGCGGCCAGAAGGTGGTGATCGCCACCAGCCCGCTGGACTCCCAGACCACCATCATCACCCAGGCCGTCGCCCAGGCCGCCACGGCCATCGGCCTCAAGCCGGAGATCGACACCGTCTCCGCCGACAAGTACACCGCGCTCTTCACCGATCCGGCCGCCCGCCAGGGCGTCGACCTCTTCCTGACCTTCTGGTACACCTCGATCACCGACCCGCTGGACATGTACGGCTCGCTGCAGACCGGGGCGTTCAGCAACTACGGCAACTGGTCCGACCCGAAGTTCGACGCGGCCGTCGACCAGGCCGTGGGCGCCTACGACCCGGCCGCCCACGCCGCCGCCACCGAGGCCGCGCAGCAGATCGCCATGACGCAGCTGCCCTGGCTGCCGCTCTACACCGAGCCGGTCAGCGTCTTCCTCGGCAAGCGGATCACCGGCGTGCAGCCGTCCATCGCCTACCTGTACTACCCGTGGGCGGCGCAGATCGGGGCCAAGGGGTGA